GCGCTGCCAACGGAGCAGCAGACCTCGCATCGGCTTCAACCACCCTCACCGGTGGCCTTGGTCAGCTGTCAGCTGGTGCTGAGCAAATCGTCGGCGGCAGTGTCGATCTCGGCAGCGGCCTCGATCAGCTTCACTCCGAAGGCACGGCGAAGCTGCTGAACTCAGTCGTTAACTCGTCAAGTCAGCCGGCGCTCGCCGATGCGTACCTGCGAGCCGCCAGTGATCGCGCCGGCGACGCGGCACCGTATCCCGCTCCGGCGGGGGCCGTGAGTCGGGTGGCCTACGTGTATTCGATGACGCCCCCACCGACCCGAACAGCAGTATCGGTACCCGCATTGGCGATCGGCGCCATCTTCCTGGTGGGCGTCGTTGTGCTTGTTGCGCGCCGCTTGCGGCAAGCGCCTGTTCCGTAGGGGTCGCCCCAGGTACCGTGGCCCAATGCGTCGCCACCCCGTCACCCTGTCTGCGTTAGTCAGCACCGCCGCGCTACTCGGGGCACTCGCGGGTTGCTCCTCGACAGGCGCAGCAGCGGACACCTCGGCAAGCGACTCTGTGGCCGGATCCTCCGCGAGCGTCCCCGCGCCGCTTGACCCCGCGATGGATCCGGCGACGTGGAGCAGCGAGCGACTTGCCTCCCAGTTGGTGATTGCCGGATTCGAAATGAACGAGCTGTCCTACGCTCGATCGTTGGCGACCAAAGGCCTCGGCGGCATCACCCTGTACGGCACGCCGCCGTCATCGTTGAAGGCCCAACTCGCGGACCTCAATGACGCGACCCCCGGCGGTCACCTCCTCATCGCCAGCGACGAGGAAGGCGGCTTGGTTCAGCGGTTAACGCCGCTACTCGGCCCGCTCCCGTCGGCCAAGAAATTGTCGGCTACCAAGACTCCCAAACAGGTCCAGAAGGTCGCAGCAGACTACGGAACCGCCATGAAACAGCTCGGGGTTAACGTCAACCTTGCCCCCGTGGCCGACCTTGCGGTTGCCGGGCATTTCATCGACAACGAGGGCCGCTCGTTCGGTAAGGACCCCAGCACGGTCATTAAGTACACCTCCTCCTGGACCACGGGGACGGAAAGCGCCGGCGTCATGCCGGTCATCAAACACTGGCCGGGCCATGGCTCGGCCTCAGACACACACACCGGTTCTGGGCTCACCCCTAACTGGTCGGTCGTCAAGAATCGCGACGCGGTCCCCTTCCGAGCAGCCTTCGAACAGGACGTACCAGCAGTCATGGTCGGACACCTAATCGTGCCTGGCTTAACTGAGCCCGACACACCGGCAAGCCTTTCGCGGAACGCGCTTGCCACGGTCCGCAAGGAAGGCGGGCCAAAGCTGTTGATCATGACTGACGCACTTTCCATGGATGCCGTGACCGGGGCCATGAATCAAACTACGCGGGAGGCTGTGCTGCGTTCACTGATCGCAGGATCGGATATGGCGTCCCTGTCAGGTGCCCGTGCCCCGGGGACGATCGATGCGATTGCCCAAGCGATCGATTCCGGTCGCTACCCGAAGGCGCAAGCGATCGAATCTGCCAAGCGCGTCCTGGCTGCCCAGCTCAAGTGGTCATAGCTCAGGTGTTCCAGAACTCCGACAGTTCCGGAGCGTCGCGTTCGGCCTGTTCGGCACCCAGGCGCAGACCAAGCGGCAGTGCCGTCGCATCCATGGGATCGCCAAGTTCTTCTGCCGGTAGCCGGGTCACGGTGACTGTGCCAGCGGCTCGCATGGAGGCCAACTCCTCGTTCCAGATTCCCGGCCGGTTGGTCCACCGACCCGGTTCCGGGTCATGAACCAATCCCAGCACCAACACCTTGCGGGCACCGGCCGCGATGTCCATATTGCTGCCGGACACCATGCCGCCATCCATGCATCGGCGTTGGTCAATCTGCACCGGTGTCATCAGGCCGGGCACTGCGGCACTGGCCGACAGCGCTGACAACAGCTGCACCCCCGACTGCCGACAGAACACCAACCGTTGCGCGGTGTAGGTGTCATAGGCGGTTGTCCTCAGTGCCGACGATGGCCACTTCATCCGACCGACAAAAGCCGAGATCTGCGCATACATCGCGTACTTCGACGGCGCCTTGGCGGCGAGCGCGGCGTGACCAATCCGCAGCAGCGTCTCCTCGTCGCCATCGGTCGCGTCATCGAACATCGCGCGCGCGTGGGCCGCACTCTCGTGCGGATCGGAATCCTTACGAATGAACTCAAAAAGCCTGGACTTCGAAGCGAGCTGAAGCTGGAAGTTGAACCGCCGCAGATCCTTCGCGAGCACCACCGCACCCAGTAGTGAGCCTGCCGAGGTGCCAACCACCAGGTCAGCGGTCGAAAGTTCGAGACCTGCTCGCGAAAGCCCTTGGAGGTAGGCGGCACCCCACGCCAAACCGGCCAAGCCGCCACCGCTGATCACCAGCGCGCGATCTGCCCCGTGGCCATAACGGGCGACGAAGTCGCGGGGCAACACCGGATTGCTGGGCCAGTCAGGGTGGGCGTGGATGGTCGCGGTCACGAGTCCATGGAACCACGAAGTTCGCACGAGGTGGCGGTCGTGACACGGCCATCGGCCACAACCCGGTGAACCACGGTCGGGCTCGTGACCTACACCGTCAGGAATGCCTCGAAATCAACCTCGACCTCGTCGCGCAGCTTGAGCGCCCCCATCATCGCCGAGTAGGGCGCAACGTCGAAGTCGGTTTGCTTGACGGTCACGCTGGTGGCAACCCGCCAGTGGTCACCCTCGTCAGTGGTCGTGATCCGTGCGGTCAGTGGCTTGGTCACACCCGCAATCGTCAGCGCACCAACAACGTCGTAGCCACTGTCAGCGACGATCAGCTGAGTGGCGTTGAACGTCACCGTCGGGAAGTCAGCCTCGCGCAGACTGCGCAGTGCGTTGGCGCGGATCTGTTCACGATCGCCACCACTGAGCGGCTTCACGCCACCGTGGCCCTCGACGACGTCGAGGCTACTGAGCTGCGCGGTGAGGCTCACCGCCGTCGGCACCTTGCCCTTGAACTCGACGTTGGCATTCCAGGCTTCAACGGCGATCAGCAGGTTGTGGCCCATCCGAGCCGCCCGACCCGCGACGCCGGTGTGCAGGTGCAGTGTGCCGTTTTCTTGACTCAACTCGACGGTGCTCATCTTTCAACCCTATCTGCGAGTCCGGTCCAGACTGGGCGCAATAGGGTGCACCCAGAGCCTCAAGAATCAACTGGGAGCGACCCATGACCGGATCCAACGACTACTCAGCCAGCTACCGCCGCAGCATCGAGGATCCAGAAGGCTTCTGGCTCGACGCAGCTTCCGCAGTTGACTGGTTCGACGCCCCAACTGAGGCCTTGGACAGCTCCAACGCGCCGCTGTATCGCTGGTACCCGGACGCGACGCTGAACACCGCATACAACGCGCTGGACCGACACGTGGCAAACGGCCGTGCAAACCAAGCCGCACTCATCTACGACAGCCCGGTGACCGGGGTTCAGCGGACGTATACCTATGCCGAGTTGCTTGATCAAGTTGCCAGGTTTGCCGGTGTACTCGCCGCCAAGGGAGTCAGCGTTGGGGACCGCGTTGTCATCTACATGCCCATGGTTCCGGAGGCCGTCGTTGCGATGCTTGCCTGCGCGCGACTCGGCGCTGTTCACTCCGTCGTGTTCGGCGGGTTTGCCGCCGACGAACTCGCTGCTCGGATCGATGATGCGGAACCTAAGGTCATCGTCAGCGCTTCCTGCGGGGTGGAGCGCACCAGCACCATTGCCTACAAACCTCTACTGGACCATGCGTTAGCGGTCGCCAACCACCAACCCAGCTGCCAGATCATCTTGCAGCGACCTGAACTCATCGCCGACCTCGGCCCACGCGACATTGACTGGGCGGCGGCTATCGGCGATGCACAGCCGCACGACTGCGTCGCAGTTGCCGCAACCGATCCGCTCTACATCCTCTATACCTCTGGCACCACCGGCAAACCCAAGGGCATCGTGCGCGACAACGGTGGCCATGCTGTCGCCTTGCAGTGGAGCTTGCGGAACATCTTTGGGATCGAGCCCGGCGATGTGTTTTGGGCAGCCAGCGACGTCGGTTGGGTCGTTGGACACTCGTACATCGTGTACGCGCCGCTGCTCACAGGTGCCACGACGGTGATCTACGAGGGTAAACCCGTCGGGACTCCGGACGCCGGAGCGTTCGGCCGGATGATCTCCGAGCATCGGGTCAAGGTGTTGTTCACCGCGCCGACCGCGATCCGGGCCATCCGCAAGGAAGACCACACGGGCGAACTCATGCGCAGCTACGACCTGTCCTGCTGGGAGGCGCTTTACTTCGCTGGCGAACGCCTCGACCCGGACACTTTCGAATGGACAACCACCACCTTCGACATCCCGGTCATCGACAACTGGTGGCAGACCGAGACCGGCTGGCCAATCGCCGCGAACCCACGCGGTATTGGTCTGCTACCGATCAAACCCGGTTCGCCAAGCGTCGCGATGCCCGGCTACGACATCCAGATTCTCGATGGCGCCGGTCACCAAGAGCCAGCCAGCGTGGAGGGCAACATCTCGATCCGGCTTCCGTTGCCTCCCGGCACTTTGACCACGGTCTGGGGCGACGACGAGCGCTATGCAAACGGCTACCTGCGCGTCTTCGACGGTTACTACGCGACCGGTGACGGTGGCTACATCGACTCCGACGGTTACGTCCATGTGATGGGTCGAACTGACGACGTCATCAACGTCGCCGGTCACCGGCTGTCCACCGGCGGCATGGAGGCCGTGGTTGCCATGCATCCGGACATCGCCGAGTGCGCCGTGATTGGCGTTGCCGACGATCTCAAAGGCCAGATTCCTCGTGCGCTCGTCGTCCTTCGCGCAGGTTCAACGGCCGACCCCAAGGACATCAGCGACGCCGTCATTGCTTCGGTTCGCGAACACATCGGACCAGTGGCAGCGCTGAAGTCCGTTGTCTGCGTACCTGCGTTGCCGAAGACACGCTCGGGCAAGATCCTGCGCAAGACCATGCGCGCGATCGCTGATGGCCGTCACGAGCCCGTGCCCAGCACGATCGAGGACGCGAGTGTGCTGGACGCCTTGGTGCCCTACCTCACCGAGGACTAGGCAGAGGTCTAGCGGACCGCAAGCCTTCCACGCGCCAGGCATGGCGCGGCCGCGTTGATGTCCTCATGATCGACGAGTTGGACTGGATGGAATTGGCCAAACCTACGCTGAGATCCGACGTGCGGGGTTGGTAGCCAACCTTCATGGCGGCAACCTACGAGTGAGCTATGGTCACGAGCGGGGCAGACAGGAGTTGCGCGTATGGACACGGTGTGGAACCTGGTCGCAGATAACAATCACGTCGAGGGCAAGCTCGTCACCACCGGCGTGATCATCGTGGCAGCAATTCTGTTTGGGAGCTTGGCTGGGCGCGTCCTTTCCCGGCGGGCCGATGACCGATACCGCAAGTACTACACACGTAAGGTCGCCCACTACGTCACGGTCGTCCTGACCCTGATTGCTTTGGGCATCTTGTGGCGACCTTTCGCCGGCCAGCTGGGGCTGCTTCTGGGACTCATAGCGGCTGGCCTCGTGGTCGCGCTCCAGGGTGTCTTCAGTTCCCTTGCGGGTTGGTTCACCGTCATCTCGGGAAGCGTCTTCCGGATTGGCGACCGAGTGCAATTTGGCGGAGTGAACGGTGACGTGATCGATATCGCGCCCCTGCGGACGAAGCTGATGGAGATCGGATCAAGTCACGGGGAAGATACCTGGATCCATGGCCGCCAGTACACCGGCCGGATCGTTGCGGTCTCGAACAAGGCGACTTTCGAACAGCCGGTATTCAACTACAGCGCATCGTTTGAGTTCCTGTGGGAGGAGGTCACAATCCCGATTGCGTATCGGGATGACTGGCGCACGGCCGAAGCGATCCTGACCGAGGAGGTCGTCCGGATCTCGACATCGAAGGAAGCCGCCGCGGCGATCGCCGACATGGTGAACCGGTACCCCCTTGCGCGTCTAGAGGTCGAATCGCGAGTGTTCATCCACGCGACCGACAACTACCTGGAACTCGCGGCGCGCTTCGTGGTTCCGGTGCGGTCCGCCCGGTTGGCCACGGACGAGTTCACGCGGCGCGTTTTGAACAGATTCGCCGAGGTGGGAATCGTCCCAGCCTCGACGACCCAGGATGTCACGGTGCGCTCGGAATAGCTCACGCCAGTTGGAGTTTCCACGCCACGAAGTGGCATACGCGAACTTCGTTAGCTGGTGCAGAACGTGGACTACGACCGGCTACTGAACCTGTTCACCCGCAGACGACTTTCGACCTCGGCAGCGAGGTACGCGCCGCACACGCCCATCACTATCGTCCTCTGTTCTAGCGGAACGCCCGGGCACCGTCACTGGGGTCTGGCGCGGTGTTAGTCGTCTTCAAGCGAACCGGGTTCGGGCATTCCGAATCCCTTGCGTTTGAGTTCGTCTTGCGCCCCTTGCGGAAGCTTTGCGACCAGCGCAGCCATGTGCGACTTGGACCCGGTCAAGTAGTGCTTCTTCGGCTTGGCAGTGGTCAAAGCATCGAGAATCACATCCGCAACGACGGCTGGTGAGCTCCCAGCGGTCTGAGTCTTGTAGCCCGCATCCGTTGCCGCTTGAAACATGTCTCCGTAGAGAGCGCGCTGCTCCACGGTGAAGTCCGCAATGAGCCGGTCGATCCGTTCCTTTGTCGCCGTGTCGGCACCGGTTGAAATGAAGCCAGGTTCGATCAGGATCACGTCGATCCCCCACGGCGCCAGTTCCTGGCGAAACGTGTCATTGATGGCCGCGATTGCGGACTTGGACGCTGAGAGGGCACCGAAGAAGGGCAGGGCAATCCGATCAGCGATGGATCCGATGAACACTATTCGACCTTGGGCCGCCCGTAGCAGCGGCAGCATGGCCTGAGTCATCGCAACCTGGCCCAGGACATCCACCTCAAACGAGAACCGAAGATCTGCCAGCGGCATCGTCTCCAACGGCCCGGGAATCCCAATGCCGGCAATGTTGGCAAGCCCGTCGAGGCCCGCTTGACCGACGTGTTCGACAATCAACTGCTGCGCGCTGGCGATCTGGTCGACGTCGGTGATGTCGACGTGGACCGATGTCACGAGTCCAGTGCCCGACTGCTCGGTTTGACCCGAACTCTGCGCCGACCGGTCTCCTGCGAAAACGTGCCACCCAGCAGCTGTCGCCGCCTGCATGGTGGCCTTTCCGATGCCAGACGACGTGCCGGTAATGATCACGTGCTTGCGGTCGCAGGTCATGGGCTTCTCCTGTTAGGCGGGGTACCGCGAGGCTATGGGCCTAGCCGGGCGTCGAGTTGCGGCGCGTAGGCGTTCCGCAAGCCGCGTTGCGGCGCTCGATCAGCAGTCGCCGGTACTCACGGTCCACGATGTCCACGACATCGTCACCGACAGCCTCAGCAACCACTGTGCGTTGACTGGGCGTCGATGAGTTCACCTGAAATACCTCGGTGACTTGCCACCCGTCCTCGACTGGAGCAACTTCCAACCAGAACAGGGCATCGCCGGGAATGGCGAATGCCAATCCGGTTGCGTCCTTGGTGAGGCCCGCCGAGGTGCGTGCCGGTTCTGGCAGCCCTCGACGCAACTCGATCAGTTCATCGACATGGTCAAGCGGCACACGTCAATGATGCAGCGAGCATCAGAACGTGTCGACACTAGGCGTCGGCGGGCTTCTCTTGAATCGCCCACGAATTCCCGTCGGGATCATCGAAGAACAGGAAGCTGTTCCAGGGTCCGCCTTTGCCCGGCTGCTGGACACCGTTGTCGAAATGCTTGATGCCAGAGTTCTCGACTCCGTGATCGTTGAGTTGGGCGGCGGCCTCGTCAATGTCGGAGACCACCAGTTGCAGACCCTTGACTGAACCCGGCTCGGCACCGCTCATGCCGGTCCCAAAGGTAATCGAGCACGCGGATCCGGGTGGGGTCACCTGCACGATACGGAAGCTGTCGGAAATCTGGTTATCGACGTCGAGTCCGAAGCCGAGCCGATCAACGTAAAACTCCTTGGCCCCTTCGACATCTGCCACTGGGAGCACCACGACTTCGAGTTTCCAATCCATCCCCGGATCCTCCCACGCGCTTGCGGCCGTCCACGAGTCGGCGCACTCCGGCACCGGCAGCGACGGCTCTACTCGGGTTGAAGAGCCATCTTGGGTAGGACTTGGTCGCCAAACGACAGTGGTGAACCCAAGGTGCAACCCACCCGCGTGGTCGTTGCCGGAGTGTCCACCGCGAGCGTCATGCACGACGCGAGCGCCCGTTGTCCAAAGTAGGTCGGATGCATCGCTTCCTGCGCGTCGGCGGATTCGGGGTAGAGCTTGACCGCAGTGATCGAGATGAATCGGATCCATTCCACGCCCTGGGCAAAGCCCTCTGGCGGGATGCCCGTGCCGGCCTCAGGCCGCTGAGTTCCCTTCTCACAGAGGCGGTGGCCGTAGAGCGCCTTTTTCATGTCGACGACAGTCATGGCAGCCGAACCCGATTCCTTGCGGATGTCCTGCACGGCGCCGGTGATGATCGAGTCCAAGTAGGGAAGCAACTTGTCATTGGCGTAGTTCAGATCCGCGTTCAGCATCCCGCACCCGCCAAAGGCCTGCCGATCGAAAGAGAAGTCCTCGTAGTCGATCTGGTCGCTATTGGGGATCGGCGAAGGGCCTAACTGAACAAGGAGGCGGAAGTCGGTCGATTTGTAGCCGGAGCGCGACATTGCAGTATTGACGTTCTGGATGGCTCCCTTAACCCGCTTTGTCAGAGTTCGCTTGACCGTCGGGTTGACGCGGGAAGCGATCAGAGCTGAGTCCTTGCAGGGGGTTCCTTCTATCCAACTGCTCACGCACGTCGAAATGATCTCGGCAAACCCAAGGTCGTTTCCACCAATAGACAACGTGACCACGTCAACATCGTGTGTGCTGGCGAACTTCTCAAGCTGCGCGGCTTGGCCTTCCACCTTTTGGCCATCGCTGGCGGTGATGCTGTCGAAATCAATCCCAGGTTTGGCGCGGCCATATTGATTCACGAATGAGTTGGTCTGCGCTCCGCTACAAGCAAAGTTTGCGTGGTTGACATCGGCACCGGTGAACATCGGTGCCGTTGCACTTCGGTGGCAGTAGGGGATCGACTCCGTATTCTCCGGACTGTCGCCGTAGACCTGATCGACCGTGCCGACGAGCCAGCCACCATTGAATTCGACGGTGGCATTATTCGACCCATTGCTGGCCCAACGCGCGCCCTCACCGGACATGTACGAGTCCCCCAGTCCGACCACCCAGGGACGGTCCGGCTTCACGACTCGGGCCTGCTGCCAGAGCGTGTCGGGGGTTCCGACGATCTGTGGATCGGCGTCGGTCGCGCAGCCCGCGATCAACAACGAGACAATGCCGAGGGTGGCCGCTAGAGCCGATGACTTCACTGCTTCAGTTGATTGCACTCCGCTCGCTGAAGCAAGTCAGGGTGCAGGTCACCGCTTCCGACGAGCCGGGCGCACTCGCTGCTGTAACCTCTGCGGGGCGACAAAGGCTCAGTGGTTTCGCTGCTGCAGGCTCGCACGCCCCGGTAGCTCAGTCGGATAGAGCGACCGCCTCCTAAGCGGTAGGCCAGCGGTTCGATTCCGCTCCGGGGCACCAGCCCGTTTCACACAGCTCTCGGCCACGTCCATGAGTGAGTTGCTCGGACCTGGGTGAACCTGGATTCGCTTGTGTCGCAGCTGATCTCGCTTCCCCTGAATGCCGAGCTAGACGCTTGCGCACGGTGTCCCGAGGCCGCCGGACATGTACTCTCCAATCTGGAGCGTGCCTCTGCGCCCCGCGGAGGGGTCACAGAATGCGCACCTTCAAGATCCTGATCGCAATCCTGACGACCACAACGGTATTCGTCGGGGTTCCGTCAGCACAGGCCGTACAAACCGCGCAGCAACGCAAGCAGCTGACTTTCGCGAAGACAATCAAAGAGGGTCGCAAGGCCGTCCGGAAGGCACTGAAGGAGACGAAGACGACCTCGGCGTCAGTCGCGTTGGTCTCCAACGGCAAGACGGTGTGGAGCCAGACCTTCGGCCGTGTCAACCAGGCTGGACGGAAGCCGTCACCCACCGCCAAGTACGGGGTCGGGTCGGTGGCCAAGGTGGTCACAACGATCGCTGTGATGCAGTTGGTCGATCAAGGCAAGATCTCGCTCGATGCCCCGATCACTCGGTATGTGCCGGACTTTTCGATGGCGTCGCCCCAGTACCAGCAGATAACCGTTCGGATGCTGCTCAACCACTCGGCTGGCCTGCCCGGCAGCGACTATGCCAACGGCCTCAGCACCAAGCCAATACCTAGCTACGTCAGCGGTGTCATGGCTGGGCTGCGCAACTCCCACTTGAAGACGACTCCCGGCGCGATGAACGTGTACTGCAACGACTGCTTCACCTTGGCGGGTGTAGTTGTGGAGCGCGTCTCGGGAGTGCCACTCCAGGAGTATGCGGCCAGGAATATCTTCACACCGCTGGGCATGCGGCACTCGGCCTACGCGGATTCGGTGCCAGCGCCGGGAGAGTTCGCACCCGTCATTCAAGG
This window of the Candidatus Nanopelagicales bacterium genome carries:
- a CDS encoding glycoside hydrolase family 3 protein — translated: MRRHPVTLSALVSTAALLGALAGCSSTGAAADTSASDSVAGSSASVPAPLDPAMDPATWSSERLASQLVIAGFEMNELSYARSLATKGLGGITLYGTPPSSLKAQLADLNDATPGGHLLIASDEEGGLVQRLTPLLGPLPSAKKLSATKTPKQVQKVAADYGTAMKQLGVNVNLAPVADLAVAGHFIDNEGRSFGKDPSTVIKYTSSWTTGTESAGVMPVIKHWPGHGSASDTHTGSGLTPNWSVVKNRDAVPFRAAFEQDVPAVMVGHLIVPGLTEPDTPASLSRNALATVRKEGGPKLLIMTDALSMDAVTGAMNQTTREAVLRSLIAGSDMASLSGARAPGTIDAIAQAIDSGRYPKAQAIESAKRVLAAQLKWS
- a CDS encoding patatin-like phospholipase family protein, producing the protein MTATIHAHPDWPSNPVLPRDFVARYGHGADRALVISGGGLAGLAWGAAYLQGLSRAGLELSTADLVVGTSAGSLLGAVVLAKDLRRFNFQLQLASKSRLFEFIRKDSDPHESAAHARAMFDDATDGDEETLLRIGHAALAAKAPSKYAMYAQISAFVGRMKWPSSALRTTAYDTYTAQRLVFCRQSGVQLLSALSASAAVPGLMTPVQIDQRRCMDGGMVSGSNMDIAAGARKVLVLGLVHDPEPGRWTNRPGIWNEELASMRAAGTVTVTRLPAEELGDPMDATALPLGLRLGAEQAERDAPELSEFWNT
- a CDS encoding YceI family protein, which translates into the protein MSTVELSQENGTLHLHTGVAGRAARMGHNLLIAVEAWNANVEFKGKVPTAVSLTAQLSSLDVVEGHGGVKPLSGGDREQIRANALRSLREADFPTVTFNATQLIVADSGYDVVGALTIAGVTKPLTARITTTDEGDHWRVATSVTVKQTDFDVAPYSAMMGALKLRDEVEVDFEAFLTV
- a CDS encoding propionyl-CoA synthetase, coding for MTGSNDYSASYRRSIEDPEGFWLDAASAVDWFDAPTEALDSSNAPLYRWYPDATLNTAYNALDRHVANGRANQAALIYDSPVTGVQRTYTYAELLDQVARFAGVLAAKGVSVGDRVVIYMPMVPEAVVAMLACARLGAVHSVVFGGFAADELAARIDDAEPKVIVSASCGVERTSTIAYKPLLDHALAVANHQPSCQIILQRPELIADLGPRDIDWAAAIGDAQPHDCVAVAATDPLYILYTSGTTGKPKGIVRDNGGHAVALQWSLRNIFGIEPGDVFWAASDVGWVVGHSYIVYAPLLTGATTVIYEGKPVGTPDAGAFGRMISEHRVKVLFTAPTAIRAIRKEDHTGELMRSYDLSCWEALYFAGERLDPDTFEWTTTTFDIPVIDNWWQTETGWPIAANPRGIGLLPIKPGSPSVAMPGYDIQILDGAGHQEPASVEGNISIRLPLPPGTLTTVWGDDERYANGYLRVFDGYYATGDGGYIDSDGYVHVMGRTDDVINVAGHRLSTGGMEAVVAMHPDIAECAVIGVADDLKGQIPRALVVLRAGSTADPKDISDAVIASVREHIGPVAALKSVVCVPALPKTRSGKILRKTMRAIADGRHEPVPSTIEDASVLDALVPYLTED
- a CDS encoding mechanosensitive ion channel; the encoded protein is MDTVWNLVADNNHVEGKLVTTGVIIVAAILFGSLAGRVLSRRADDRYRKYYTRKVAHYVTVVLTLIALGILWRPFAGQLGLLLGLIAAGLVVALQGVFSSLAGWFTVISGSVFRIGDRVQFGGVNGDVIDIAPLRTKLMEIGSSHGEDTWIHGRQYTGRIVAVSNKATFEQPVFNYSASFEFLWEEVTIPIAYRDDWRTAEAILTEEVVRISTSKEAAAAIADMVNRYPLARLEVESRVFIHATDNYLELAARFVVPVRSARLATDEFTRRVLNRFAEVGIVPASTTQDVTVRSE
- a CDS encoding SDR family NAD(P)-dependent oxidoreductase; its protein translation is MTCDRKHVIITGTSSGIGKATMQAATAAGWHVFAGDRSAQSSGQTEQSGTGLVTSVHVDITDVDQIASAQQLIVEHVGQAGLDGLANIAGIGIPGPLETMPLADLRFSFEVDVLGQVAMTQAMLPLLRAAQGRIVFIGSIADRIALPFFGALSASKSAIAAINDTFRQELAPWGIDVILIEPGFISTGADTATKERIDRLIADFTVEQRALYGDMFQAATDAGYKTQTAGSSPAVVADVILDALTTAKPKKHYLTGSKSHMAALVAKLPQGAQDELKRKGFGMPEPGSLEDD
- a CDS encoding VOC family protein — its product is MDWKLEVVVLPVADVEGAKEFYVDRLGFGLDVDNQISDSFRIVQVTPPGSACSITFGTGMSGAEPGSVKGLQLVVSDIDEAAAQLNDHGVENSGIKHFDNGVQQPGKGGPWNSFLFFDDPDGNSWAIQEKPADA